Part of the Hevea brasiliensis isolate MT/VB/25A 57/8 chromosome 16, ASM3005281v1, whole genome shotgun sequence genome is shown below.
CATGTTAAGGAGTTGAAGAGTTAGCAAGCTCTTCAGTCTATAAGCTCAAGGGCTTGTCCAATAACCTCAACACTCATATTAAGAAGGATGGGTATAACCTCCCGACTACAAGCACTAATGGCTATTTCCTACATAGCTGACCTCTTCATAGGCTATAGAAGACTAATCAATTATCCCTTGCTCAACTGAACCAGTCACAAGCTTGCTGGCCCATGACAAATCTAGACGATCAACTAACTAACTTTAGTTCCCTCCATTGACTTCAGACCACAAACTCAAGGACTAGTCCAATGACCTCAACACACCTGATAAGAAGGATGGGTACAACCTCTAGACTATGAGCACTAGGGGTCATTTCCTTGTATAGCCAACCTTTTTCATGGCTATTGAAGACCGATTGGTCGTCCCTTACTCAATCGCCTAGTCACAAGCTCGTCGGCCCATGACAAATCTGAATGACTTGCCAACTAACTCTAGTTCCTTCCCATCGAGTGGGACCTTGTATGAGAGGGGCACACAGCAACAATCAATATATAACACTCTCCATGATCGAATAACTTGCATCCTACACACTCCATTCTAACTTGTTTGCAATTTTAGGATAACAACTTGTATAGATTCAAAGAAAAAACTTCAAATGAACTGCCACTTGGTTAATACCATTTTCCAATCTCAACTTGGACAAAATTGGGTAGAGAAAAATTAAAGTAAAAGGTACGAGATACATAATGAGCATATAATTTTGAGTTGATTACCTCTAAATGCTACCAAAACACTCTTGATCATGATGATAAATTTCTGAATGGGTTATTGTAAACCATCAGTCATTCACTTTCTTCATCGTGATGTCTCTTTCAAATAACAATTCCTTCTCCCCTTTGAGTGCAGAGTATGAAAGCTGATTTTTTGAACAAAACTAAAAGGGAAGAGAAACAACTTTTAGTGTCAGTTTCCACAGACGACGCCATTTGATGAAGCCTAAATGTGCTACTTCACTCATATGAGTACTATTTCTATCGTCTTAACTAAAGGGAcctacaaaaaataaaaaaagaatggTAAGAGGTTCACCAGGGAGGCTCCTAGTGGAGACATTTCAATACCCAAGTTAGAGAGGGTAGTATTATGGTAGAGATATGGTGGAGAGATTATATGCataagagagagaagagaggagagggaaAGTGAACTCTTTTCCATCCTTATCTGACCTTATTTATAGGGAAAAGTGATAGGAGCATATTCCTTAATATATTATAGGAAATATTCACTAGGGTATGTTCCTTAATAAAAGGAGAATATATTCTATGtgattattttatattgtatcatttaaaatttaaatatttttaatattttcatataaaattcaaaagtattattaagatatatataaatataacttgataaatattaaaatattaattctaaaaataaaatttagttaattaaatttatgtcattatattaataaatataatattaaattaatatatatttaattaatttcttaatatCTTATTGATTGAACTAATGACTCGCGGATTAAATCCTTTAGCTGGATCAAGCCCTAGGCTGAGTTTAATAGTTATAGTATTTACTTCTATTTAAAGTTAAAtagttaaatatataataaaaaaaagaaatagttaaatatataaatacaaaTATATACATCTAATTACCTAACCCTAATAGGATAAGAAAAAAACAACATACAAATACGTATAATATATTTTTGATAAGAaaccaattaaaaaataaatttgttaacttatttaaaatgtaaaAGAGATTGTTGagcttaaacttttttttttcttttatgagaatttaatattataacattataattctaatattatataatgtaataattataaaaaaaatatattaaatataaaattattatatcatatcattacttaaaaataaaatattaaatgcaaTTCACCTAAAATTGCTTATTATTTTGCAAGATCTTTATTTTTCTGGTGAAGGATTTGTGATCGCTCCAGAGTGGAAATGGAAAGCATACAAACACAATCCCGACCCCTTTCTCTTCATCTACATtctctgcctccaaatccattcAACAACACCAAACAATTCCTCAAAATCAAAGCCTCCCAAAACCCCATCAAACTCCGGAAATTTCACAAGTATCGCAACAAGAAACACAAATCATCATTCGCAGAGAAAGATGCATTTCCAGAATCATTACCACTCCACACCAAAAACCCAGGAGCAATTTACAAAGACATTCAAAGATTCGCTAGGCAAAACAAGCTCAAGGAAGCTGTCACCATCATGGACTACTTGGACCAGCAAGGCATCCCAGTTAATGCCACTACCTTCTCTTCTCTTATTGCCGCTTGCATTCGATCGAAATCTCTAACTGAAGCCAAACAAATTCATACCTATATCCGCATCAATGGCCTTGGAAACAACGAGTTCTTGCGAACTAAATTGGTCCATATGTACACATCTTGCGGTTCTCTTGATGATGCCAAACATGTGTTCGATGAATGTACTAGTACTGGTAGTGTGTATCCGTGGAATGCGTTGCTTAGAGGTGCTGTGATATCGGGTGGCAAAAGATACCTTGATGTGCTTTCTGCTTATGCAGAAATGCGAGAATTAGGTGTTGAGTTGAACGTGTATACTTTCTCTAATGTCATTAAGAGCTTTGCCGGTGCTTCAGCTTTTTGGCAAGGTTTGAAGACTCATGGCCTTTTGGTAAAGAATGGATTGGTTGACAGTTCAATTCTCAGGACCAGTTTGATTGATATGTATTTCAAATGTGGCAAGATTAAATTAGCACAAAGAGTGTTTGAAGAAATGCCCCACAGAGATATTGTTGTGTGGGGTGCAATGATTGCAGGTTTTGCGCATAATAGGCGTCAAAGGGAAGCATTGGACTATTTAAGATGGATGGTAAGTGAAGGAATATACCCCAACTCAGTCATACTAACCACAATCCTTCCTGTTATAGGGGAAGTGTGGGCAAAGAAGTTAGGCCAGGAGGTTCATGCATATGTTGTGAAAAGAAAGAATTATTCAAGGCATTTGTCAATTCAGTCTGGACTAATTGACATGTATTGCAAATGTGGAGACATGGGCTTAGGTAGGCGGGTGTTTTATGGCTCAATGGAGAGGAATACTGTTTCTTGGACTGCTTTGATGTCTGGTTATGCATCAAATGGGAGGCTTGACCAGGCTTTAAGATCTGTAGCTTGGATGCAGCAGGAAGGGTTTAGGCCTGATGTTGTCACGGTTGCCACTGTTATTCCAGTTTGTGCAGAGTTGAAGGCTTTGGAGCATGGCAAGGAAATTCATGCTTACGCTGTTAAGAATTTGCTCTTGCCTAATGTATCTGTTGTAACTTCTCTGATAAAAATGTACTCAATTTGTGGGGTTTTAGACTACTCTGTAAAATTGTTCGATACCATGGAGAGCAGGAATGTAATCTCCTGGACAGCTATGATTGATTCCTATGTAGTAAATTGGTGTATAAATGAAGCATTGTCCGTATTTAGGTCAATGCAGTTGTCAAAGCACAGGCCAGACTCTGTTGTGATGGCAAGAATGTTGAGTATTTGCAGCAAAATTAAAGCTTTGAAGCTTGGGAAGGAGATTCATGGGCATGtcttgaagaaaaattttgagacaattCCTTTTGTTTCAGCAGAAATTGTGAAGATGTATGGGAGCTGTGGAGTGATTAATGGAGCAAAATCAGTTTTCTATGCAATTCCTGTCAAGGGTTCAATGGCATGGACTGCCATTATAAAGGCATATGGATATAATAAGCTATGGCAGGATGCAGTCCGCCTCTTTCATAAGATGATATCTGACGGTTTCACTCCCACCCATTTCACTTTCAAAGTTGTTCTCTCAATTTGTGATGAAGCTGAATTTGCAGATGATGCTTGTCGGATATTTGATATAATGTCTCAAAGATATAAAATTAAGGCATCTGAAGAACAATATTCTATTATCATTGGACTTCTTACCCGTGCTGGTCGCATCCAGGAGGCTGAAAGATTTATAAAGATGAGTTCTTCCTCGTGAGAAAAATTTGATAGTTTTTGTATTAATTGAGTTCCTGCAACCTTCTTGAGTTTGTTCAATACTTCTTGGAAATTGTATAGATTTGTGCCTTCACATATCATATgaaagtacaaaaaaaaaaaagaatttcttTTATTTGCCTTGAACATGGTGTTTTAATTTCATGGTCATGACTAACATGCTGGAAGACAAAGCAATCTCTTGTGTGCTATCTTGCAAATAAGTCCATAGATAGGATGGAGAAAGGTCACCTTTCATAGTTTCATTGGATAGCTCAACCGCTAGAgaaagaaggaaaagaagaagaggccaaGGAGGCATACAAATTAGAAGTGGTGCAATGTGTTGATTATATTGGAAGGCACAAGCCCCAATTACAATGCATGCTTGAGATTCATGTaataattttcttcctttttttattttttaaattgttgCACAAAATTTACGTTTAAGTTTCTTAGGCATTGATTTTTGATTGCTAAGAAAGTAGTGGAAATGCAGAAACTTTATTAAACTTCTTCAATTTCTATTTGTTGCCTCTTGATTTCTATTTTTTGTATTCTTGAAACTAGCCCCCTTGTTTCCCTGGTGG
Proteins encoded:
- the LOC110668908 gene encoding pentatricopeptide repeat-containing protein At1g71460, chloroplastic; the protein is MESIQTQSRPLSLHLHSLPPNPFNNTKQFLKIKASQNPIKLRKFHKYRNKKHKSSFAEKDAFPESLPLHTKNPGAIYKDIQRFARQNKLKEAVTIMDYLDQQGIPVNATTFSSLIAACIRSKSLTEAKQIHTYIRINGLGNNEFLRTKLVHMYTSCGSLDDAKHVFDECTSTGSVYPWNALLRGAVISGGKRYLDVLSAYAEMRELGVELNVYTFSNVIKSFAGASAFWQGLKTHGLLVKNGLVDSSILRTSLIDMYFKCGKIKLAQRVFEEMPHRDIVVWGAMIAGFAHNRRQREALDYLRWMVSEGIYPNSVILTTILPVIGEVWAKKLGQEVHAYVVKRKNYSRHLSIQSGLIDMYCKCGDMGLGRRVFYGSMERNTVSWTALMSGYASNGRLDQALRSVAWMQQEGFRPDVVTVATVIPVCAELKALEHGKEIHAYAVKNLLLPNVSVVTSLIKMYSICGVLDYSVKLFDTMESRNVISWTAMIDSYVVNWCINEALSVFRSMQLSKHRPDSVVMARMLSICSKIKALKLGKEIHGHVLKKNFETIPFVSAEIVKMYGSCGVINGAKSVFYAIPVKGSMAWTAIIKAYGYNKLWQDAVRLFHKMISDGFTPTHFTFKVVLSICDEAEFADDACRIFDIMSQRYKIKASEEQYSIIIGLLTRAGRIQEAERFIKMSSSS